A window of Mycobacteriales bacterium contains these coding sequences:
- a CDS encoding class I SAM-dependent methyltransferase yields MRQDERGPFRAALGRARAAAYPPGEYVGQESFMRADEILRLALQAGIGPGVEVLDLCCGVAGPGRFITAELGCRYLGVDGSASAVEIARGLAGDLSCRFEQRHLPPLPDSRVDVVLLLETILAFPDKRTLLAGVARTLLPGGRFACTVEEGRPLTPAEQGDMPDADTVRLVELAELTALLDEVGLTVTWQEENTKEHQATAAALLGSYRAHAAEIAGQVGTRAVHELIAAHQLWSDWLGSGRVRKFALVAEKRRG; encoded by the coding sequence GTGAGACAGGACGAGCGCGGCCCCTTCCGCGCCGCGCTCGGGCGCGCCCGGGCCGCCGCCTACCCGCCGGGCGAGTACGTGGGCCAGGAGAGCTTCATGCGGGCCGACGAGATCCTGCGGCTGGCCCTGCAGGCGGGCATCGGCCCCGGGGTCGAGGTGCTCGACCTGTGTTGCGGTGTCGCCGGGCCGGGCCGGTTCATCACGGCCGAGCTGGGCTGCCGCTACCTCGGGGTCGACGGCTCCGCGAGCGCGGTGGAGATCGCCCGCGGGCTCGCCGGCGACCTGTCCTGCCGCTTCGAGCAGCGGCACCTCCCGCCGCTGCCGGACAGCCGCGTCGACGTCGTGCTCCTGCTGGAGACCATCCTCGCGTTCCCCGACAAGCGGACGCTGCTGGCCGGCGTCGCCAGGACGCTGCTGCCGGGCGGCCGATTCGCCTGCACGGTCGAGGAGGGCCGGCCGCTGACCCCGGCCGAACAGGGCGACATGCCCGACGCCGACACCGTCCGGCTCGTCGAGCTGGCCGAGCTGACCGCCCTGCTCGACGAGGTGGGGTTGACCGTCACGTGGCAGGAGGAGAACACGAAGGAGCACCAGGCGACGGCGGCGGCGCTGCTGGGGTCGTACCGGGCCCACGCGGCCGAGATCGCCGGCCAGGTCGGGACGCGGGCGGTGCACGAGCTGATCGCCGCGCACCAGCTCTGGAGCGACTGGCTCGGGAGCGGGCGGGTCCGCAAGTTCGCGCTGGTGGCCGAGAAGCGCCGGGGCTAG